One Pseudomonas brassicacearum genomic region harbors:
- a CDS encoding cytochrome ubiquinol oxidase subunit I, with the protein MFGLEALDLARIQFAFTISFHILFPAITIGLASYLAVLEGLWLKTRDDTYRDLYHFWSKIFAVNFGMGVVSGLVMAYQFGTNWSRFSDFAGAVTGPLLTYEVLTAFFLEAGFLGVMLFGWNRVGRGLHFFSTVMVAIGTLISTFWILSSNSWMQTPQGYEIIDGRVIPVDWLAVVFNPSFPYRLLHMSTAAFVATAFFVGSSAAWHLLRGRDTPAIRRMLSMAMWMALLVAPIQAVIGDFHGLNTLKHQPAKIAAIEGHWENVGNEPTPLILFGWPDMQAEKTKFAVEIPYLGSLILTHSLDKQVPALKEFPPEDRPNSTIVFWSFRVMVGLGLLMIFTGLCSLLLRRKDRIYQSRPFLHMVLWMGPSGLIAILAGWFTTEIGRQPWVVYGLMRTADASSGHSFAQMSITLVLFVVVYFALFGAGLSYMMRLVRKGPEAHEAEPSDGGPGQKRTPARPLSAADDGEDVDTTDRSNKGN; encoded by the coding sequence ATGTTCGGTTTGGAGGCGCTCGATCTCGCCCGAATCCAGTTTGCATTCACGATCTCGTTCCACATCCTGTTCCCGGCCATCACCATTGGCCTGGCGAGTTACCTGGCGGTGCTCGAAGGCTTGTGGCTCAAGACCCGCGATGACACCTACCGCGACCTGTACCACTTCTGGTCGAAGATATTTGCCGTCAACTTCGGCATGGGCGTGGTGTCCGGGTTGGTCATGGCCTATCAGTTCGGTACCAACTGGAGCCGCTTCTCGGACTTCGCCGGTGCGGTGACCGGGCCGCTGCTGACCTATGAAGTGCTCACGGCTTTCTTCCTCGAGGCGGGCTTCCTGGGCGTGATGCTGTTTGGCTGGAATCGCGTTGGCCGTGGCCTGCACTTCTTTTCCACAGTGATGGTGGCGATCGGTACGCTGATCTCGACCTTCTGGATCCTGTCTTCCAACAGCTGGATGCAGACCCCGCAAGGCTACGAAATCATTGATGGCCGGGTGATTCCGGTGGACTGGCTGGCGGTGGTGTTCAACCCCTCGTTCCCTTATCGCCTGCTGCACATGTCCACGGCGGCCTTTGTCGCCACGGCCTTCTTCGTTGGTTCGTCGGCGGCCTGGCATTTGCTGCGCGGTCGCGATACGCCGGCCATCCGCCGGATGCTGTCGATGGCGATGTGGATGGCGTTGCTGGTGGCGCCGATACAGGCCGTCATCGGCGACTTCCACGGACTCAACACCCTCAAGCATCAGCCGGCGAAGATCGCGGCCATCGAAGGTCACTGGGAGAACGTCGGCAATGAGCCAACCCCGCTGATTCTGTTCGGCTGGCCGGACATGCAGGCCGAGAAGACCAAGTTCGCCGTGGAAATCCCATATCTGGGGAGCCTGATCCTGACCCATAGCCTGGACAAACAGGTGCCGGCCCTCAAGGAGTTTCCACCTGAGGATCGACCCAATTCAACCATCGTGTTCTGGTCGTTCCGGGTCATGGTCGGGCTGGGGCTGCTGATGATTTTCACCGGCCTGTGCAGCCTGCTGCTGCGGCGCAAGGATCGGATCTACCAATCCCGACCGTTCCTGCACATGGTGCTGTGGATGGGACCGTCCGGCCTGATCGCGATTCTGGCGGGTTGGTTCACCACTGAAATCGGTCGCCAGCCGTGGGTGGTCTACGGCTTGATGCGCACCGCCGATGCTTCGTCCGGCCACAGCTTTGCGCAGATGAGTATCACCCTGGTGCTGTTCGTGGTGGTGTATTTCGCGCTGTTCGGGGCTGGCTTGAGCTACATGATGCGCCTGGTGCGCAAGGGGCCGGAGGCCCACGAAGCCGAACCGAGCGATGGAGGCCCAGGCCAGAAACGTACGCCGGCGCGACCATTGTCGGCCGCCGATGACGGCGAAGACGTGGACACAACCGACCGCTCGAACAAGGGGAATTGA
- a CDS encoding methyltransferase — protein MPLLHSPFAQLDLIRQPEQQSEPLQAFDAADEYLLAHLAEQQPAADTRVLVLNDGFGALAASLAGNVEVISSGDSFLALQALEKNLVRNGRAFDAVPTLPASEPLTGPFDRVLIKVPKTLALLEEQLIRLQSQLAPGAQVIAGAMVKHLPRAAGDLLERYIGPVQASLAVKKARLLIATPAAQAPAVSPYPSRYWLDEPKIELLNHANVFCREGLDIGTRAFLPHLPKNLGSAHVADLGCGNGVLAIASALQNPEARYTLVDESYMAVQSAAENWRAALGEREVTIRAGDGLVGQEAQSLDVVLCNPPFHQQQVVGDFLAWRMFQQAREALVVGGALYIVGNRHLGYHSKLARLFRGVEQVAATPKFVILKARK, from the coding sequence ATGCCCTTGCTCCACAGTCCCTTCGCCCAACTCGACCTGATCCGCCAACCCGAACAGCAGAGCGAGCCGCTGCAAGCCTTCGATGCGGCCGATGAATACCTGCTCGCGCATCTGGCCGAACAACAACCGGCCGCGGATACCCGGGTGCTGGTGCTCAATGACGGCTTCGGCGCCCTGGCGGCCAGCCTGGCCGGCAACGTTGAGGTGATCAGCAGCGGTGACTCATTCCTGGCCCTGCAAGCCCTGGAGAAAAACCTGGTGCGCAATGGCCGGGCCTTTGACGCGGTGCCGACCTTGCCGGCCAGCGAACCTTTGACCGGCCCCTTCGATCGTGTACTGATCAAAGTGCCGAAAACCCTGGCCCTGCTGGAAGAACAACTGATTCGCCTGCAAAGCCAACTGGCCCCCGGTGCCCAGGTGATTGCCGGGGCAATGGTCAAGCATCTGCCCCGGGCCGCCGGCGACTTGTTGGAGCGTTACATCGGCCCGGTGCAGGCCTCCCTGGCGGTGAAAAAAGCGCGCCTGTTGATCGCCACGCCTGCCGCCCAGGCACCGGCCGTATCGCCCTACCCCAGCCGTTACTGGCTGGACGAGCCGAAGATCGAACTGCTCAACCACGCCAATGTGTTCTGCCGCGAAGGCCTCGACATCGGCACCCGCGCCTTCCTGCCGCACCTGCCGAAAAACCTGGGCAGCGCCCATGTCGCGGACTTGGGATGCGGCAACGGCGTGCTGGCGATCGCCAGTGCCCTGCAAAATCCCGAGGCCCGCTACACCCTGGTGGACGAGTCCTACATGGCGGTGCAATCGGCAGCCGAGAACTGGCGCGCCGCCCTGGGCGAACGCGAGGTGACAATACGGGCCGGTGACGGCTTGGTCGGACAGGAGGCGCAATCCCTGGACGTGGTGCTGTGCAACCCGCCCTTCCACCAACAGCAAGTGGTGGGTGATTTCCTCGCTTGGCGGATGTTTCAACAAGCGCGCGAAGCGTTGGTGGTCGGCGGCGCGCTGTACATCGTCGGCAACCGGCACCTGGGCTACCACAGCAAACTGGCGCGGCTGTTCCGGGGCGTCGAGCAAGTGGCCGCCACACCGAAATTCGTCATCCTCAAAGCGCGCAAATAA
- the cydB gene encoding cytochrome d ubiquinol oxidase subunit II gives MGIDLPLIWAVVIIFGIMMYVVMDGFDLGIGILFPFVKGERDRDVMMNTVAPVWDGNETWLVLGGAGLFGAFPLAYSVVLSALYLPLILMLIGLIFRGVAFEFRFKAKAEKRHLWDKAFIGGSLTATFFQGVALGAFIDGFPVVNRQFAGGSLDWFTPFTMFCGLALIAAYALLGCTWLIMKTEGKLQEQMHDLARPLAFVVLAVIGIVSIWTPLAHADIAARWFTLPNLFWFLPVPILVLVTMYGLFRAVARNANYTPFILTLVLIFLGYSGLGISLWPNIVPPSISIWDASSPPQSQGFMLVGTLFIIPLILVYTFWSYYVFRGKVTHDDGYH, from the coding sequence ATGGGTATTGATCTTCCGCTGATCTGGGCCGTGGTCATCATCTTCGGCATCATGATGTACGTGGTCATGGACGGCTTCGACCTGGGGATCGGCATCCTCTTCCCCTTCGTCAAGGGCGAGCGCGACCGCGACGTGATGATGAACACCGTGGCGCCGGTCTGGGACGGTAACGAAACCTGGCTGGTGCTGGGTGGGGCGGGCCTGTTCGGGGCGTTTCCGCTGGCTTATTCGGTGGTGCTGTCGGCCCTGTACCTGCCGTTGATCCTGATGCTCATCGGCCTGATTTTCCGGGGCGTGGCCTTCGAATTCCGTTTCAAGGCCAAGGCGGAGAAACGGCACCTGTGGGACAAGGCTTTCATCGGCGGTTCGCTGACGGCGACCTTCTTCCAGGGTGTAGCGCTAGGCGCATTCATCGACGGTTTCCCCGTGGTCAATCGCCAGTTCGCCGGGGGCTCCCTGGACTGGTTCACACCGTTCACGATGTTCTGTGGCCTGGCGTTGATCGCGGCCTATGCCTTGCTCGGCTGCACCTGGCTGATCATGAAGACCGAAGGCAAGTTGCAGGAACAGATGCATGACCTGGCCAGGCCGCTGGCGTTCGTGGTCCTGGCGGTGATCGGGATCGTCAGCATCTGGACGCCGCTGGCCCACGCCGACATCGCGGCCCGCTGGTTCACCCTGCCGAACCTGTTCTGGTTCCTGCCGGTGCCGATCCTGGTGCTGGTGACCATGTATGGGCTGTTCCGCGCGGTCGCTCGCAACGCCAATTACACGCCATTCATCCTGACCCTGGTGCTGATCTTCCTCGGCTACAGCGGCCTGGGTATCAGCCTGTGGCCGAACATCGTGCCGCCGTCCATCTCGATCTGGGACGCCTCGTCACCGCCCCAGAGCCAGGGCTTCATGTTGGTCGGCACGCTGTTCATCATTCCGTTGATCCTGGTGTACACCTTCTGGAGCTACTACGTATTCCGCGGCAAGGTGACCCACGACGACGGTTACCATTGA
- a CDS encoding DUF2474 domain-containing protein, with translation MARPDLKDIEAAEKKPLWQRLGWLTVIWTGSVLALFIVASLMRMFMNAAGLTTH, from the coding sequence ATGGCCAGACCTGATTTGAAAGACATCGAAGCCGCCGAGAAAAAACCGCTCTGGCAGCGGCTCGGCTGGCTGACGGTGATCTGGACCGGCAGTGTGCTGGCGCTGTTTATTGTCGCCAGCCTGATGCGGATGTTCATGAACGCCGCGGGCCTGACCACCCACTGA
- the mscL gene encoding large-conductance mechanosensitive channel protein MscL has product MGVLSEFKAFAVKGNVVDMAVGIIIGAAFGKIVSSFVGDVVMPPIGLLIGGVDFSDLAITLKAAQGDAPAVVLAYGKFIQSTIDFIIVAFAIFMGVKAINRLKREEAVAPSAPPVPTKEELLLSEIRDLLKAQNERP; this is encoded by the coding sequence ATGGGCGTGCTAAGCGAGTTCAAGGCCTTCGCGGTCAAAGGCAATGTCGTCGACATGGCCGTCGGGATCATCATCGGTGCCGCTTTTGGCAAAATCGTCTCGTCATTCGTTGGAGACGTGGTCATGCCACCGATAGGCCTGCTGATCGGTGGGGTGGACTTCAGTGACCTGGCCATTACCCTCAAGGCCGCCCAAGGTGATGCGCCTGCCGTGGTACTGGCCTACGGGAAATTCATCCAGAGCACCATAGACTTCATCATCGTGGCATTCGCCATTTTCATGGGCGTCAAGGCCATCAACCGCCTCAAGCGTGAAGAAGCCGTAGCCCCAAGCGCGCCTCCGGTTCCGACCAAGGAAGAACTGCTGCTGAGCGAAATTCGCGATCTGCTCAAGGCCCAGAACGAGCGGCCCTGA
- a CDS encoding PilZ domain-containing protein: protein MSERRRFVRIEFHAKTELTQGPFTWPVKLLDLSLKGLLIEKPQPWLGNAEKTFMADIHLSNEVEVKMEVRLTHDDHGHLGFVCEHIDLDSIAHLRRLVELNLADHDELEREFAALIQV, encoded by the coding sequence ATGAGCGAACGCCGCCGCTTCGTACGAATAGAGTTCCATGCCAAGACCGAGCTGACCCAGGGCCCATTCACCTGGCCGGTGAAACTGCTGGACCTGTCCCTTAAGGGCCTGCTGATCGAAAAACCCCAGCCCTGGCTGGGCAACGCCGAAAAAACCTTCATGGCCGACATTCACCTGAGCAATGAGGTCGAGGTGAAGATGGAAGTCAGGCTCACCCACGACGATCACGGCCACCTGGGCTTTGTCTGCGAGCACATCGACCTGGACTCCATCGCACACTTGCGCCGACTGGTGGAGCTGAACCTGGCCGATCATGACGAACTGGAGCGGGAATTCGCGGCGTTGATCCAGGTTTGA
- a CDS encoding ankyrin repeat domain-containing protein: MRQLLLSMLTACSLSVWADQPVPADPVAVQEQLQNYYFDAARRGDVPMLETFIEAGYALNTQDEKGYTALILAAYHGHGPAVEQLLAAGADACAQDKRGNTALMGAIFKGEVQIARRLLSTDCSPDQRNGAGQTAAMYAGLFKRAELLDALKAKGADLQARDPLGNTAADLANGEIRMPAPR; encoded by the coding sequence ATGCGTCAGCTACTGTTATCGATGCTCACAGCCTGCTCATTGAGCGTGTGGGCCGATCAGCCCGTGCCTGCCGACCCGGTGGCGGTACAAGAACAGTTGCAGAATTACTACTTTGACGCCGCCCGTCGGGGCGATGTGCCGATGCTCGAGACCTTTATCGAGGCCGGTTACGCCCTCAACACCCAGGATGAAAAGGGCTACACCGCCCTGATCCTCGCGGCTTATCACGGCCACGGCCCGGCGGTGGAGCAGCTCTTGGCCGCCGGCGCCGATGCCTGCGCCCAGGACAAACGCGGTAACACGGCGCTGATGGGCGCCATTTTCAAGGGCGAAGTGCAGATTGCGCGTCGTTTGCTCTCCACCGATTGCAGCCCGGACCAGCGCAACGGGGCCGGGCAGACCGCCGCGATGTACGCCGGGCTGTTCAAGCGTGCCGAATTGCTCGATGCCTTGAAGGCCAAGGGCGCCGACCTGCAGGCCCGGGATCCGCTGGGCAATACGGCGGCGGACCTGGCCAACGGTGAAATCAGAATGCCGGCCCCGCGCTAG
- a CDS encoding ferredoxin--NADP reductase, translating to MTDSAEKFTRQTLLDVQPLTSHLFTLRTTRDRGFRFRAGQFARLGVTKADGSTVWRAYSMVSSPFDEFLEFFSIVVPDGEFTSELSRLKPGDELLVERQAFGYLTLDRFVDGRDLWLLSTGTGVAPFLSILQDFEVWEKFERIILVYSVREARELAYQDLIKALTQRDYLAEYAHKFRFIATVTREQHPGALSGRITTLLENGELERVAEVELTPEHSRVMLCGNPQMIDDTRKLLKARGLQLSLTRRPGQVAVENYW from the coding sequence ATGACCGACAGCGCAGAAAAGTTCACCCGCCAAACCCTGCTCGATGTCCAGCCATTGACGTCTCATTTGTTTACCTTGCGCACGACCCGGGATCGCGGCTTTCGCTTCCGGGCGGGTCAGTTCGCCCGGCTGGGCGTGACCAAGGCGGACGGGAGCACTGTCTGGCGCGCGTACTCCATGGTGTCTTCACCCTTCGACGAATTCCTCGAGTTCTTTTCCATCGTGGTCCCGGATGGCGAATTCACCAGCGAGCTGAGCCGCCTGAAGCCAGGTGACGAACTGTTGGTGGAACGCCAGGCCTTTGGTTACCTGACGTTGGATCGTTTCGTGGATGGGCGGGATCTATGGTTGTTGTCCACCGGGACGGGCGTTGCACCGTTTCTTTCGATTCTCCAGGACTTTGAAGTCTGGGAAAAATTTGAACGCATCATCCTGGTGTATAGCGTGCGCGAGGCGCGGGAGCTGGCGTATCAGGACTTGATCAAAGCGCTGACCCAGCGCGACTACCTGGCCGAGTACGCCCATAAGTTTCGTTTCATTGCGACCGTCACGCGTGAGCAACATCCGGGGGCCCTCAGTGGGCGGATTACCACGTTACTCGAAAATGGCGAACTGGAGCGGGTGGCCGAGGTAGAGCTGACACCGGAACATTCACGAGTGATGCTGTGCGGCAACCCGCAAATGATCGATGACACGCGCAAGCTGCTCAAGGCCAGGGGCTTGCAACTGAGCCTTACCCGTCGACCTGGCCAGGTGGCGGTGGAAAACTACTGGTAG
- the katB gene encoding catalase KatB, translated as MNTSLGYGAFPHRRALVVLTASLLSLSVNAATLTRDNGAAVGDNQNSQTAGPNGPTLLQDVQLIQKLQRFDRERIPERVVHARGTGAHGTFTVSDDLSDLTKAKVFAAGQVTPVFVRFSAVVHGNHSPETLRDPRGFATKFYTADGNWDLVGNNFPTFFIRDAIKFPDMVHAFKPDPRTNLDDDSRRFDFFSHVPESTRTLTELYSNSGTPASYREMDGNGVHAYKLVNAKGEVHYVKFHWKSLQGLKNLDPKEVAKVQGQDYSHMTNDLVSHINKGDFPKWDLYVQVLNPQDLSTFDFDPLDATKIWPGVPERKVGQMVLNRNPANVFQETEQVAMAPANLVPGIEPSEDRLLQGRVFSYADTQMYRIGANALQLPINAPKVAVNNGNQDGAMNPGSTSTGVNYEPSRLTPREEQPSARYSQTALSGSTQQAKIQREQNFKQAGDLYRSFNQKERSDLIESFGGSLATTDDESKHIILSFLYKADPEYGTGVARVAKGDLARVKALAEKLSD; from the coding sequence ATGAATACTTCCCTTGGCTACGGGGCTTTTCCCCACCGCCGCGCTCTTGTTGTGCTGACCGCCAGCCTGCTGTCCTTGTCCGTCAACGCTGCCACCCTGACCCGTGACAACGGTGCTGCCGTGGGCGACAACCAGAATTCGCAAACGGCCGGCCCCAATGGCCCGACCCTGCTGCAAGACGTGCAGTTGATCCAGAAGCTGCAGCGCTTCGACCGCGAACGCATCCCCGAGCGCGTGGTGCATGCCCGTGGTACCGGCGCCCATGGCACCTTCACGGTGTCCGATGACCTGAGCGACCTGACCAAGGCCAAGGTCTTCGCCGCGGGCCAGGTCACGCCGGTGTTCGTGCGCTTTTCTGCCGTGGTGCACGGCAACCACTCCCCGGAAACCCTGCGCGATCCTCGTGGCTTTGCCACAAAGTTCTACACGGCCGACGGTAACTGGGACCTGGTGGGTAACAACTTTCCGACCTTCTTCATTCGCGATGCCATCAAGTTTCCCGACATGGTCCACGCGTTCAAACCCGACCCACGGACTAACCTGGACGATGACTCGCGTCGTTTTGACTTCTTCTCCCATGTGCCAGAATCAACGCGCACGCTGACTGAGTTGTATTCCAACTCCGGCACCCCGGCCAGTTATCGTGAAATGGACGGTAACGGTGTGCATGCCTACAAGTTGGTTAACGCCAAGGGTGAAGTTCACTATGTGAAGTTTCATTGGAAAAGTTTGCAGGGCCTGAAGAATCTCGATCCGAAAGAAGTGGCGAAAGTTCAGGGGCAAGATTACAGCCATATGACCAATGATCTGGTCAGTCATATTAATAAAGGCGACTTCCCGAAGTGGGACTTGTATGTTCAGGTGCTGAACCCACAAGACTTGTCCACGTTTGACTTCGACCCACTGGACGCGACCAAGATCTGGCCGGGTGTGCCTGAACGTAAAGTCGGACAAATGGTCTTGAACCGCAATCCGGCGAATGTCTTCCAGGAAACCGAACAGGTGGCGATGGCGCCGGCCAATCTGGTGCCGGGAATCGAACCTTCCGAGGACCGTCTGCTGCAGGGGCGGGTGTTCTCCTACGCCGATACGCAGATGTACCGGATAGGCGCCAATGCCCTGCAGTTGCCGATCAACGCCCCCAAGGTGGCGGTGAACAACGGTAACCAGGACGGTGCGATGAACCCAGGGAGCACCAGCACCGGCGTTAATTATGAGCCGAGTCGCCTGACGCCGCGCGAGGAACAGCCATCGGCTCGCTACAGCCAGACCGCGTTGAGCGGCAGCACCCAGCAGGCGAAGATCCAACGCGAGCAAAACTTCAAGCAGGCCGGTGATTTGTACCGCTCGTTCAACCAGAAGGAGCGTAGTGACTTGATCGAAAGTTTCGGTGGGTCGTTGGCGACCACCGATGACGAGAGCAAGCACATCATCCTGTCATTCCTCTACAAGGCTGACCCTGAATACGGCACTGGAGTGGCCCGTGTCGCCAAAGGGGATCTGGCCCGGGTCAAGGCGCTGGCGGAAAAACTGAGCGACTGA
- the radA gene encoding DNA repair protein RadA, with amino-acid sequence MAKAKRMYGCTECGSTFPKWAGQCSECGAWNTLTETMVESGGAAAPTGRTGWAGQQAQIKTLAEVSVEEIPRFSTASGELDRVLGGGLVDGSVVLIGGDPGIGKSTILLQTLCNLATRMPALYVTGEESQQQVAMRARRLGLPQDQLRVMTETCIETIIATARLEKPKVMVIDSIQTIFTEQLQSAPGGVSQVRESAALLVRYAKQSGTAIFLVGHVTKEGALAGPRVLEHMVDTVLYFEGESDGRLRLLRAVKNRFGAVNELGVFGMTDKGLKEVSNPSAIFLTRAQEEVPGSVVMATWEGTRPMLVEVQALVDDSHLANPRRVTLGLDQNRLAMLLAVLHRHGGIPTHDQDVFLNVVGGVKVLETASDLALMAAVMSSLRNRPLPHDLLVFGEVGLSGEVRPVPSGQERLKEAAKHGFKRAIVPKGNAPKEAPPGLQIIAVTRLEQALDALFE; translated from the coding sequence ATGGCCAAGGCAAAGCGCATGTACGGCTGCACCGAGTGCGGTTCGACCTTTCCCAAATGGGCCGGCCAGTGCAGCGAGTGCGGAGCCTGGAACACCCTGACCGAAACCATGGTGGAAAGCGGCGGCGCGGCGGCGCCTACCGGCCGTACGGGCTGGGCCGGTCAGCAGGCGCAGATCAAGACCCTGGCCGAAGTCAGCGTTGAGGAAATCCCGCGCTTTTCCACCGCCTCCGGCGAACTCGACCGCGTGCTGGGCGGGGGCCTGGTGGACGGTTCGGTGGTGCTGATCGGCGGGGACCCGGGCATCGGCAAATCCACCATCCTCCTGCAAACCTTGTGCAACCTCGCCACCCGCATGCCGGCGCTGTACGTCACCGGTGAGGAATCCCAGCAGCAAGTCGCCATGCGCGCCCGGCGCCTGGGGCTGCCCCAGGACCAACTGCGGGTCATGACCGAGACCTGCATCGAGACCATCATCGCCACGGCCCGCCTGGAAAAGCCCAAGGTGATGGTGATCGATTCGATCCAGACGATTTTCACTGAACAACTGCAATCGGCCCCGGGCGGTGTGTCCCAGGTGCGCGAAAGCGCGGCGTTGCTGGTGCGTTACGCCAAGCAGAGCGGCACGGCGATTTTCCTGGTGGGCCACGTCACCAAGGAGGGGGCGCTGGCGGGACCCCGGGTGCTGGAGCACATGGTCGACACCGTGTTGTATTTCGAAGGCGAGTCCGATGGGCGCCTGCGTCTATTGCGGGCCGTGAAGAACCGCTTTGGCGCCGTCAACGAACTGGGTGTGTTCGGCATGACCGACAAAGGCCTGAAAGAAGTCTCCAACCCTTCGGCGATCTTCCTGACGCGTGCCCAGGAAGAAGTGCCGGGCAGCGTGGTCATGGCGACCTGGGAAGGCACCCGGCCAATGCTGGTGGAAGTGCAAGCACTGGTGGATGACAGTCACCTGGCGAACCCGCGGCGGGTCACCTTGGGCCTGGACCAGAATCGGCTGGCCATGTTGTTGGCGGTCCTGCATCGACACGGTGGGATTCCGACTCACGACCAGGACGTTTTCCTCAACGTGGTCGGTGGGGTCAAGGTGCTGGAAACCGCGTCCGACCTGGCGCTGATGGCGGCGGTCATGTCCAGCCTGCGCAATCGACCGCTGCCCCATGATCTGCTGGTGTTCGGCGAAGTGGGGCTGTCGGGGGAAGTCCGGCCGGTGCCCAGTGGCCAGGAGCGGCTCAAGGAAGCGGCCAAGCATGGCTTCAAGCGCGCCATCGTGCCCAAGGGCAATGCACCGAAGGAAGCGCCGCCGGGGTTGCAGATCATTGCGGTGACACGCCTGGAACAGGCGTTGGATGCGTTGTTCGAGTAA
- a CDS encoding autoinducer binding domain-containing protein, which translates to MDKWKDLQLRKLSCEKDLQTAYRLVLNFFNNQGFEYCAFAAYLGSPDKHTSKVNLNNYPYGWDRFYEQNGYASNDPVVAHCNQSPLPILWNEHVFAQAPKLWRELNRQGLRYGWTQAVHDEQGAHCSLFSLARTHSPIDIEEHYGNLGYAIFASQRLHTLAGKKLSDSVAVRQKCHLSPREIEVLRWSAEGKTASEVGRILCLSERTVNFHVCSCMRKLNVSNKISAVAKAAQIHVI; encoded by the coding sequence ATGGACAAGTGGAAGGACTTGCAGCTGAGAAAACTATCCTGTGAAAAAGACCTGCAGACGGCTTATCGTCTGGTCCTGAATTTCTTTAACAATCAAGGATTTGAATATTGCGCATTTGCAGCCTACCTCGGAAGCCCTGATAAGCACACCAGCAAGGTGAACCTCAATAACTACCCTTATGGATGGGACAGGTTTTATGAACAGAACGGTTATGCTTCGAATGATCCAGTAGTAGCACATTGCAATCAATCGCCGCTACCCATTTTGTGGAATGAACATGTGTTTGCCCAGGCCCCCAAGTTATGGCGGGAACTTAATCGACAAGGACTCAGATACGGCTGGACCCAGGCCGTTCATGATGAACAGGGAGCACATTGCAGCCTGTTCAGCCTCGCACGGACTCATAGCCCCATCGACATCGAGGAACATTATGGCAATCTCGGCTACGCCATTTTCGCCAGTCAAAGGCTGCATACACTCGCCGGCAAAAAATTATCTGACAGCGTCGCGGTCAGGCAAAAATGTCACTTGTCGCCGAGAGAGATCGAAGTGTTGAGATGGTCTGCCGAAGGCAAGACGGCGTCGGAAGTAGGCAGGATTTTGTGTCTTTCCGAACGGACCGTGAATTTCCATGTATGCAGTTGCATGCGCAAACTGAATGTCAGCAATAAGATTTCAGCGGTGGCCAAAGCCGCTCAAATCCATGTGATCTGA